The DNA window CGACAGGATCGAGGGAATGTACTGTATCCGCTGCCACAAATCATTTGAGGTGGGAGATTATCCGACGGGATGCCCCTGCTGTGCGAAAGAAGGCCACTATGCCAGCATCGCTTTCAAATACAGGCCAGGCGGCAGTATCAGGAAAGAAGAAAAGGGGATGATGCGCTACGCCGATTTTCTGCCATATGAGAAAATACCTTCCATGGGAGAGGGAGGAACGCCTTTCATTCAGGTCCCCAGACTGGCGGAGGATCTGGGGCTCGCTTCTTTTTATCTGAAAAATGAGTTCCAGAACCCCACAGGTTCCCACAAGGACAGGACCAGTCCCTTTGTAGTGAGCAGGGCAATGGAGAGAAAGATCAGGACGGTTGCCGCCGCATCCAGCGGCAATGCAGGGGCCTCGGTGGCGGCGTACAGCGCCTTTACGGGGCTGAACTGCGATATTGTGGTGCTGGGGTCGGTCAGCCCGGTATGGGAGGCCGCCATCGCATCCACGGGAGCCAGGCTGGTGAGAGCGGGTTCACCGGAAGAACGGTATGAGCTGATGGACCGGAAGGAGAAGGATGGCACTTGGTATATCACCACAAATTATCTGCTTCATCCTGTGGGGAGCAATCCATGGGGGATTCAGGGATATAAGACAATTGCCTATGAGACTTATGAAGCGTTCGGAAAAGACGGACTTCCCGATGTTATCCTGATTCCCGTGGCCAGAGGAGATTTGCTGTGGGGAATCTATGAGGGATTCCGGGAGATGAGGGAGGCGGGATGGATCGATAAAATACCACGCCTTGTGGCCGTGGAGCCAATAGCCAGAATCAGCCGCGTGCTCTCAGGAGAGGATTACAGGGGACAGTTTACCGGTGACGACGATCTGACGCCCTCCATCGGCGGCTGGACCGTGACTTACCAGTCGGAACTTGCGGTGAGAGAGAGCAGGGGAACGGCGGTGAGCGTTCCGCAGAAATGTGTGATGGGGCTTGTGAGGGAGATGGCAGGATACGGGCTTTACCTGGAAACCTCTTCGGCGGTGATTTTAGGTGCACTGAGAGAGCTGATTGAAAAGGGAGAAGTGAAAAGTAGGGATCGGGTGATGGCGGTTGCTACATCGCATGGGTTTAAGAATATGCCGTAGCTGCAGTTTAGGAGTCCCCCCCACAGACGGAACGGAACTTCAACATAATATAGCCCCGGAACGATGCAGCGTCTTGCCTGCCGCATCGTTCCGGGGCTATTTCCCTATGTTCTTTTCGCATTCTACAGTTTTTTAGAAACAGGAGCTGCCGCAGGCGCTTACATTGCCGTCGCACTCTTCTTCCTCGCCGTCCTCATGATGGTGGCCGCAGGAGGAGGTGCAGGTAGCGCAGGAACCGGCTGTGTCAAAGTGAAGCGCTCCGCCGAGAAAATCAGCTACCCTCTCGTCCGCGTCACCCGAAGCGCCGCCCAGAATCTGGATGCCCGCATTCTTAAGGGCAGCCACGGCTCCGACGCCAATGCCGCCGCAGATCAGTACGTTAACGCCTCTCTCCGCGAGGAAGTCTGCCAGAGCGGCATGGCCGCTTCCATTGGTATCGACTACTTCGGAGGAGAGGATCTCATCATCCACCGTGTCATAAATTTTAAAATACTCTGATTTGCCAAAGTGCTGGAACACCTGGCCGTCTGTGTAAGGTACTGCAATTTTCATGTTATGCCTTCCTTTCCATGCTTTCTGCATTAAAACGTTTGGCCGGCCATATCGTTTACAGAATGAAGAATTTAAACGGCCGGCTAAGTATGATTGTACGTTTTTCCTGCCGCTTTTTCAAGTCTTCTCCATCAGTTTGATTTTACTTCTTTCCACAGATTGTTATAAACCGCATCCGTCTCATCACCGAGATAACGGTAAACTTCACAGTTGTCCAGCTTATCCATATCCGGGAAAACGGCTTTGTTGTTCTGCATATCCTCGTCCAGAAGAGCCTTGGCCGCCTTATTCGGCGTTGCATAGGTGATGTATTCAAAGTTTTTCAGGGCGATATCGGGACGGCATAGGAAATCAATCCATTTCTCGGCGTTTTCTTTATTCTTTGCACCGGCCGGGATGACCCAGGAATCAATCCACAGGTTGGTGCCTTCCTCGGGAAGGACATATTCCAGGGTGTAATCGAGATTCTGGGCCTCCACCTCCTCCTGGATGTAGAGCATCTCGCCCGAGTAGATAACACCCAGGGCCGCTTCGCCGCCAATCATCTTATCGCGTACCTGATCGATGACATATGCCTGGACGAGCGGTTTCTGTGTAATCAGATCGGCCTTGGCAGCCTGAAGCTCATTGATATCTTCGGTATTCATTGAATAACCGCGTGCTTTCAGGGCTACCATGAAGGCGTCGCGGACGCTGTCCTGCATAAGGATTTCTCCCTTGTATGCCGGGTTCCAGAGGTCGGACCATTTTTCGGGAACCGGAAGGCCGCGCTCCTCGATTGTTTTAGTGTTATAAAGGATTCCCACGGTGCCCCAGGTGTATGGTACGGAGTAAAGGTTCTCCGGGTCAAATTCCCGCGACATTTCGATAAATTTGGGATCGATGTTGGCGAGGTTCGGGACATTGTCAAAATCAATCTCGGCAAGAAGGCCGTTCTCGGCCATTTTCTGAATCATATAGTCGGACGGGCAGACGACATCATAATTTACCGCTCCGGCCTCGATGACGGGGTACATTTCCTCGTTTGTCTCAAACAGGTCATAGGTGACTTTGATGCCCGTCTCCGCTTCAAACTCCTCGATGACGGAATCATCGATGTATTCGCCCCAGTTGTAGACGAAAAGTTCGTTGGAATGCTTGGTGGAGTAACGCCCATAGGTGGTAAAACCGACCACGCAGATGATCACTACCGTGGCAAATCCGAGTACGCCGCGCTTAATGTTGCTGTTTCTTTTCCTGCGTCTGATACTTTCATCCGGAGAAATCGTTCCCGCGGTCTTTTTCGGTTCATCCGGAGAAAAATTAGTGATGATTAAAAGTACCAGGACCGTCACGAAAATGATCGTGGACAGCGCGTACATGGACGGCTTAATACCACGTCTCACCTCGCTGTAAATCAGCGTGGACAGGGTGTCGATCCCCGCGCCCCTGGTAAAATGGGTGATGATAAAGTCGTCTAACGACATGGTAAACGCCATCAGAAAACCGGACAGCACTCCCGGCATAATGTCGGGAAAGACCACCTTGAAAAATGCCTGCACCGGGCCCGCGCCCAAATCCATCGCCGCCTCATAGGTGGACTTGTTCGTCTGCTTCAGTTTCGGCATGACGCTCAGGATGACGTAGGGAATGTTAAAGGTAATATGCGCGATTAAAACGGTTTTGAATCCCAGGGAGATGCCGAAGGCGATAAACGCCAGCATCAGGGAGATTCCGGTTACAATCTCGGAATTTAACATCGGAATGTTGTTCACGCCCATGACTATGGTGCGCGGCACTTTTTTCATGCTGTTAATGCCGATGGCGGCCACGGTTCCGATAATCGTGGCAATGAGCGCCGAGGCGAAGGCGATAAGCAGCGTGTTGTAGAGGGCGTTCATAATTGCCTGGTTCTCAAACATCTGCGAATACCATTTTGTCGTAAAGCCGCCCCAGAGTGTTCTGGACTTTGTATTATTAAAGGACAAAACCATCATTGTGACAATGGGAGCGTATAAAAATATCAGGATCAGCGCCAGGTAAAAATCCTGGAAAAACTGTTTTAACGTATATTTTCTCATCAGAATGCAGTACCCTCCCCTTCTTTATCGTATTTGGCAATGAGGGCCATACTCAGTAAAATGAATACCATCAGCACGAGGGAGAGTCCGGAACCCAGGTTCCAGTTGCTTCCTTTTGTAAATTCCTGCTCGATGACGTTGCCGATCAGGAGGATTTTGCTGCCGCCCAAAAGGTTTGAGATAACGAAGGTGGTCAGGGCGGGAACGAAAACCATCGTAATGCCGCTGATAATGCCGGGCAGGCTTAAGGGAACCCAGATATGGGTAAGCGTCTGGAACTCATTGGCGCCCAAATCCTTGGCCGCATTGATGGTGTTGTCGTCGATCTTGGCAAGCACGTTGTAAATGGGGAGAATCATGAAGGGCAGGAAGTTGTAAACCATGCCCAGGATGATGGCCCACGGTGTATTGATGATGGCGATATTCGGCAGGTGGAAAAAGTTCAGGATGCCGTTGATAACGCCGTTCTTTTCAAGCAGGGTCTGCCAGGCCAGGGTGCGCAGCAGGAAATTCATCCACATCGGAAGGATGAAGATAAACACCATAAAGCTGCCCTGTCCGATGTTCTTTTTACGAAGAATCATGGCCAGTGGATAAGCCAGCACGAGACAGATCAGTGTGCTTAAGAGCGACAGGCCGAGGGAGAGAAAAAGCGCCTTGGCGTGTTCGGGCGTACCGATTGCCATCACGTTTGACAGTGTAAACGCCCCGCTTTTGTCGGTCAGGCCGTAGAAGACGATCAGCAGAAGCGGGATGATGGTAAAACCGATCATCCAGACAATATAGGGGCCGGCCAGAAGCCGTTTTGCAGATTTATTCATCAATACTTACCGCCTCCTCATCTTCCGAGGCTGGTTTATTCATAATCTGGATATCAAAAGGATCAACGTGGATGCCGACCTTCTCGCCCACCGGGCACATATCCGTACTGTGAACCAGCCATTCAAAACCGTCGGGGGTCGTAACCTCCATCTCATAGTGTACACCCTTGAAAATCAGGTGGGTGACAACGCCTTCCAGCGTTCCCAGCTCCGGTTTCACAAGGTCGATGTCCTCGGGGCGGATGACCACGTCCACCGGCTGTCTTACTCCGAATCCGCGGTCCACGCAGGGGAACTTTGCGCCGAAGATTTCCACCAGCTCGTCGTGGAGCATCAGTCCGTCCACAATATTACTCTCACCGATAAAATCGGCTACAAAGGCGTTCTCCGGCTCATTGTAGATCTGTTCCGGGGATCCCATCTGCTGGATGTAGCCCTGGTTCATTACGACGATGGTGTCGGACATGGTCAGCGCTTCCTCCTGGTCGTGGGTTACATAGATAAATGTGATTCCCAGCTCATTTTTCAGCCGGATCAGCTCATACTGCATGTCCTGGCGGAGCTTGAGGTCCAGGGCTCCGAGCGGCTCGTCCAAAAGCAGGACCTTCGGCTCATTCACGATGGCGCGGGCAATGGCGATACGCTGCTGCTGTCCGCCGCTGAGCGAGTCGACGGAACGGTTTTCAAAGCCGTCCAGATTGACAAGTTTTAAAGCGTATTTGATCTTATCATCGATATACTGCTTGGGTTTATTCTTGATTTTAAGGCCGAATGCGATATTGTCGGCAATGCTCATATGGGGAAACAAAGCGTATTTCTGAAATACGGTGTTTAACTGGCGTTTGTTGGGCGGAAGTTTGGTAATGTCGTTTCCGCCGAAAATCACTTTTCCTTTGTCGGCGGATTCGAAACCGCCGATGATGCGAAGGGTGGTCG is part of the [Clostridium] symbiosum genome and encodes:
- a CDS encoding extracellular solute-binding protein, with the translated sequence MRKYTLKQFFQDFYLALILIFLYAPIVTMMVLSFNNTKSRTLWGGFTTKWYSQMFENQAIMNALYNTLLIAFASALIATIIGTVAAIGINSMKKVPRTIVMGVNNIPMLNSEIVTGISLMLAFIAFGISLGFKTVLIAHITFNIPYVILSVMPKLKQTNKSTYEAAMDLGAGPVQAFFKVVFPDIMPGVLSGFLMAFTMSLDDFIITHFTRGAGIDTLSTLIYSEVRRGIKPSMYALSTIIFVTVLVLLIITNFSPDEPKKTAGTISPDESIRRRKRNSNIKRGVLGFATVVIICVVGFTTYGRYSTKHSNELFVYNWGEYIDDSVIEEFEAETGIKVTYDLFETNEEMYPVIEAGAVNYDVVCPSDYMIQKMAENGLLAEIDFDNVPNLANIDPKFIEMSREFDPENLYSVPYTWGTVGILYNTKTIEERGLPVPEKWSDLWNPAYKGEILMQDSVRDAFMVALKARGYSMNTEDINELQAAKADLITQKPLVQAYVIDQVRDKMIGGEAALGVIYSGEMLYIQEEVEAQNLDYTLEYVLPEEGTNLWIDSWVIPAGAKNKENAEKWIDFLCRPDIALKNFEYITYATPNKAAKALLDEDMQNNKAVFPDMDKLDNCEVYRYLGDETDAVYNNLWKEVKSN
- the potA gene encoding spermidine/putrescine ABC transporter ATP-binding protein; amino-acid sequence: MSQPLIDLVNITKSYDSNVVLDDLSLSVKENSFVTLLGPSGCGKTTTLRIIGGFESADKGKVIFGGNDITKLPPNKRQLNTVFQKYALFPHMSIADNIAFGLKIKNKPKQYIDDKIKYALKLVNLDGFENRSVDSLSGGQQQRIAIARAIVNEPKVLLLDEPLGALDLKLRQDMQYELIRLKNELGITFIYVTHDQEEALTMSDTIVVMNQGYIQQMGSPEQIYNEPENAFVADFIGESNIVDGLMLHDELVEIFGAKFPCVDRGFGVRQPVDVVIRPEDIDLVKPELGTLEGVVTHLIFKGVHYEMEVTTPDGFEWLVHSTDMCPVGEKVGIHVDPFDIQIMNKPASEDEEAVSIDE
- a CDS encoding ABC transporter permease, yielding MNKSAKRLLAGPYIVWMIGFTIIPLLLIVFYGLTDKSGAFTLSNVMAIGTPEHAKALFLSLGLSLLSTLICLVLAYPLAMILRKKNIGQGSFMVFIFILPMWMNFLLRTLAWQTLLEKNGVINGILNFFHLPNIAIINTPWAIILGMVYNFLPFMILPIYNVLAKIDDNTINAAKDLGANEFQTLTHIWVPLSLPGIISGITMVFVPALTTFVISNLLGGSKILLIGNVIEQEFTKGSNWNLGSGLSLVLMVFILLSMALIAKYDKEGEGTAF
- a CDS encoding pyridoxal-phosphate dependent enzyme; this translates as MEKYNDRIEGMYCIRCHKSFEVGDYPTGCPCCAKEGHYASIAFKYRPGGSIRKEEKGMMRYADFLPYEKIPSMGEGGTPFIQVPRLAEDLGLASFYLKNEFQNPTGSHKDRTSPFVVSRAMERKIRTVAAASSGNAGASVAAYSAFTGLNCDIVVLGSVSPVWEAAIASTGARLVRAGSPEERYELMDRKEKDGTWYITTNYLLHPVGSNPWGIQGYKTIAYETYEAFGKDGLPDVILIPVARGDLLWGIYEGFREMREAGWIDKIPRLVAVEPIARISRVLSGEDYRGQFTGDDDLTPSIGGWTVTYQSELAVRESRGTAVSVPQKCVMGLVREMAGYGLYLETSSAVILGALRELIEKGEVKSRDRVMAVATSHGFKNMP
- a CDS encoding NifB/NifX family molybdenum-iron cluster-binding protein, with translation MKIAVPYTDGQVFQHFGKSEYFKIYDTVDDEILSSEVVDTNGSGHAALADFLAERGVNVLICGGIGVGAVAALKNAGIQILGGASGDADERVADFLGGALHFDTAGSCATCTSSCGHHHEDGEEEECDGNVSACGSSCF